In Alphaproteobacteria bacterium, one DNA window encodes the following:
- a CDS encoding isoprenylcysteine carboxyl methyltransferase: MTDSTPPAPTRIRRPTSCVSLWATPIGLVLLLVLAAAAIGIGAPPVATCAVAVLLLTVVLGGMEIGRHPPPAYRRRMNLPRVACKLLGMTLTLAVLAFGYWLFPLYRWPLYQPFFEALEMFWPVFAVLVTPYFLDVDRRMKDPYDAYWLIGRMALGRLPERGSGPILRRHVLGWLVKGYFLPLMFGDLAHGAIWLFQFSWSHLLSYPFVTFFTAIFQACMAIELAFVATGYLASLRLFDAHIRSVDETLLGWLAALACYAPLLEVTFTQYLGYRDGDGWAFWLQDHPTLLVVWGSLILVLMVLHTWCDSVFGVRFSNLTHRGVITNGPFRLGKHPAYVIKNLRWWMVSLPFLSMQGVDGGLRQSVLLALVGALYVLRAWTEERHLSRDPAYVAYALWIDRHGLLSWVGTLFPRLSYAHIHQDAVLRAQRHLDTAHKDL, encoded by the coding sequence ATGACCGACTCTACTCCGCCCGCTCCGACCCGCATTCGTCGTCCTACGTCTTGCGTCAGTTTATGGGCCACGCCTATCGGCTTGGTCTTGCTGCTGGTCCTGGCCGCAGCGGCCATCGGCATCGGCGCGCCGCCTGTTGCGACTTGCGCCGTTGCCGTTTTGCTTTTGACCGTCGTTCTTGGCGGCATGGAGATAGGGCGGCATCCTCCGCCCGCGTATCGCCGTCGGATGAACCTGCCGCGCGTTGCCTGCAAACTGTTGGGCATGACGCTGACCCTGGCCGTTCTGGCCTTTGGTTATTGGCTTTTCCCGCTTTATCGCTGGCCGTTGTATCAGCCTTTTTTCGAGGCGCTGGAAATGTTCTGGCCGGTTTTTGCCGTGTTGGTCACGCCCTATTTCCTGGACGTCGATCGGCGCATGAAAGACCCTTATGACGCCTATTGGCTGATCGGTCGCATGGCGCTGGGACGCCTTCCCGAGCGCGGCTCAGGCCCGATTCTACGCCGTCATGTCCTAGGCTGGCTGGTCAAAGGCTATTTTCTGCCCTTGATGTTCGGCGATCTGGCTCATGGGGCCATATGGCTGTTTCAGTTCTCGTGGTCGCATCTCTTGTCCTATCCCTTCGTCACTTTCTTCACGGCCATCTTCCAGGCCTGTATGGCGATCGAACTGGCTTTTGTCGCCACGGGATATCTGGCCAGTTTGCGCCTATTCGACGCGCATATCCGCTCGGTCGATGAGACACTATTGGGTTGGCTGGCCGCCTTGGCCTGCTATGCGCCCCTGTTGGAGGTAACATTTACCCAATATCTCGGTTACCGAGACGGGGATGGATGGGCCTTTTGGCTGCAGGACCACCCCACTCTATTGGTCGTCTGGGGCAGTTTGATCTTGGTTCTGATGGTGCTGCACACATGGTGCGACTCCGTTTTTGGCGTGCGTTTTTCGAATCTTACCCATCGCGGCGTCATCACGAACGGTCCCTTTCGCCTGGGTAAGCACCCGGCCTATGTCATCAAAAATCTGCGCTGGTGGATGGTCTCTTTGCCCTTCCTGTCCATGCAAGGCGTCGATGGAGGGCTACGTCAAAGCGTGTTGCTGGCGCTTGTGGGGGCGTTATACGTCCTGCGCGCATGGACCGAGGAACGCCATCTCTCGCGCGATCCCGCTTATGTGGCTTATGCGCTATGGATCGACCGGCACGGCCTGTTGTCATGGGTCGGCACGCTCTTTCCACGCCTGAGCTATGCCCATATCCACCAAGACGCCGTTTTGCGCGCGCAGCGTCACCTTGACACCGCTCACAAAGATCTATGA
- a CDS encoding ABC transporter substrate-binding protein yields MTDLASSFAWHRVPARLCSSFLNDGLRRGVLILAIFLIILIPLQSRGDEFPAARHGLSLYGDLKYAPDFKQFDYVNPDAPKGGELRLPEVGTFDSLNGFIIKGDPASGLSMLYATLLEKSADEPSAAYGYLAHNVEVAPDRSFVTFHLRPGARFHDGAPITAQDVIWSFETLRDKGLPAWRSYYHDVAKVEALDPHTVRFTLAHPENRELPLILGELPVMPRHYWEKRDFTVTTLEPPVGSGPYRIRATIPGRSVIFERVKDWWGADLPVNRGRWNFDIIRQEYFRDSTVALEAFLSGRYDLRVENVAKQWATGYDAPAVTSGAIRRVEIYNALPASLQGFVFNTRRPLFADRRVREALGLAFDFEWSNRILAYGLYRRTKGLFANTEMLATQPPDAREIAVLEPYRDRLPPEVFGPAWTPPVTDGSGWNRDALKRARDLLHEAGWVVKDGRLVNAADGRPFAFEIIDQSPLFGRWILPYARNLKRLGIEMSFRLMDSAQFQKRLQGFDFDMVIGIYPPSLSPGNEQREYWTSARADQEGSRNMAGVKDPVIDALVEGLTRAQDSPGLIAHSRALSRVLGWNFYVIPHWHSGLWRVAHWDRFGRPANQAPYALGVEDSWWSDPAKAAGVAQKQRRGS; encoded by the coding sequence ATGACTGATCTTGCCTCGAGCTTTGCCTGGCACAGGGTTCCAGCCCGACTGTGCAGCAGTTTCCTTAATGACGGTTTAAGGCGTGGAGTGTTGATCCTCGCTATCTTCTTGATAATTCTGATACCGTTGCAATCTCGCGGTGACGAATTCCCCGCCGCTCGACACGGGCTGAGCCTTTATGGCGATCTAAAATATGCGCCGGATTTCAAGCAGTTCGACTATGTGAACCCGGACGCGCCCAAGGGGGGCGAATTGCGTCTGCCCGAGGTGGGCACCTTCGACAGCTTGAACGGCTTTATCATCAAAGGTGATCCGGCTTCGGGCTTGTCGATGCTGTACGCGACTTTGCTGGAAAAGAGCGCGGATGAACCCAGCGCGGCCTATGGCTATCTCGCCCACAACGTCGAGGTGGCACCCGATCGCAGCTTTGTGACGTTCCATCTGCGGCCTGGGGCGCGTTTCCATGATGGCGCACCCATCACCGCCCAGGATGTTATTTGGAGCTTTGAGACTCTGCGCGATAAGGGCTTGCCCGCCTGGCGCAGCTATTATCACGATGTCGCCAAGGTCGAGGCCTTGGACCCGCACACCGTGCGCTTTACCTTGGCGCATCCCGAAAACCGCGAATTGCCCTTGATCCTTGGCGAATTGCCCGTGATGCCCCGGCATTATTGGGAGAAACGCGATTTTACCGTCACGACATTGGAGCCGCCGGTGGGCAGCGGCCCCTATCGCATCCGCGCCACCATACCGGGGCGCAGCGTGATCTTTGAGCGAGTCAAAGACTGGTGGGGCGCGGATTTGCCGGTCAATCGCGGGCGGTGGAATTTCGATATCATCCGCCAGGAATATTTCCGCGATTCCACCGTCGCTCTCGAAGCCTTCTTGTCGGGGCGCTATGACCTGCGGGTCGAAAACGTGGCCAAGCAATGGGCCACCGGCTATGACGCGCCCGCCGTGACAAGCGGGGCGATCCGGCGCGTGGAGATCTATAACGCCCTGCCCGCTTCGCTGCAAGGCTTCGTCTTTAATACCCGCCGCCCGCTTTTTGCCGATCGTCGCGTGCGCGAGGCTTTGGGGCTGGCCTTTGACTTTGAATGGTCCAACCGCATTCTGGCCTATGGGCTGTATCGCCGGACCAAAGGCCTGTTTGCGAATACCGAGATGCTGGCCACGCAGCCGCCCGATGCGCGTGAGATCGCCGTTTTGGAACCCTATCGCGACCGTCTGCCGCCCGAAGTCTTCGGCCCCGCTTGGACTCCGCCCGTCACCGATGGCAGCGGATGGAACCGCGATGCGCTTAAACGCGCGCGCGATCTGTTGCACGAGGCAGGCTGGGTGGTCAAAGACGGCCGATTGGTCAACGCCGCCGATGGCCGCCCCTTTGCTTTTGAGATCATCGATCAAAGCCCGCTTTTTGGCCGCTGGATCTTGCCCTATGCGCGCAACCTGAAGCGCCTAGGGATCGAGATGAGCTTTCGCCTGATGGACAGCGCGCAATTCCAAAAACGCCTGCAAGGCTTCGACTTTGACATGGTAATCGGCATCTATCCGCCCAGCCTGTCGCCGGGGAACGAGCAGCGCGAATACTGGACCAGCGCCCGCGCGGATCAAGAAGGCAGCCGCAATATGGCAGGGGTGAAGGACCCCGTGATCGACGCGTTGGTAGAAGGTCTGACCCGCGCCCAGGACAGCCCGGGCCTTATCGCCCATTCAAGGGCGCTAAGCCGCGTCCTGGGCTGGAATTTCTATGTCATCCCACATTGGCACAGCGGATTATGGCGCGTGGCGCATTGGGACCGCTTTGGCCGCCCCGCCAACCAGGCCCCCTATGCCCTGGGAGTCGAAGACAGTTGGTGGTCCGATCCCGCCAAGGCCGCAGGCGTGGCGCAAAAGCAAAGGCGAGGGAGTTAG
- the motA gene encoding flagellar motor stator protein MotA — protein sequence MNFILGAIIVIASVLGGYVAMHGKLSALNQPFELVIIGGAALGAFIISNQKHVLKRSLKAVGIAIKGSRHKKQDFLELLSMQYQVYKLARTKGMLALEQHVENPHESSIFSNYPHFVKEHHAVIFFCDYLRMITLGADKPHEIEALMDEELEVHHEDELALSHAFQTMSDGIPALGIVAAVLGVIKTMGAITEPPEVLGRLIGGALVGTFLGVFLSYGYIGPLANALKGVADSEARYYLCLKVGLLAHLSGCAPAISVEYARKALEPHLRPTFYEVEEAVNALPSVA from the coding sequence ATGAATTTCATCCTTGGTGCCATTATCGTTATAGCCAGCGTGCTGGGCGGCTATGTGGCCATGCACGGTAAGCTATCAGCTTTGAACCAGCCTTTCGAGCTGGTCATTATCGGTGGCGCTGCACTGGGCGCTTTTATTATTTCGAACCAAAAACATGTCCTGAAGCGGTCCTTGAAGGCGGTCGGCATCGCCATTAAAGGCTCGCGACACAAAAAACAGGATTTTCTGGAACTGCTATCGATGCAATACCAGGTGTACAAACTGGCCCGTACCAAAGGCATGTTGGCTCTGGAACAGCATGTGGAAAACCCGCATGAGAGCAGCATCTTTTCCAATTATCCGCATTTCGTCAAAGAGCATCATGCGGTCATCTTTTTTTGCGACTATCTGCGCATGATCACACTGGGCGCGGATAAACCGCACGAGATCGAAGCCCTGATGGACGAGGAATTGGAAGTCCATCACGAGGATGAATTGGCTCTGTCCCACGCCTTTCAAACCATGTCCGACGGTATTCCGGCCCTTGGCATCGTCGCCGCCGTGTTGGGCGTTATCAAAACCATGGGCGCGATTACCGAGCCGCCCGAAGTGTTGGGCCGATTGATCGGCGGCGCCTTGGTCGGTACGTTCTTGGGCGTGTTCTTGTCCTATGGCTATATCGGACCGTTGGCCAATGCGCTCAAGGGCGTGGCGGATTCCGAGGCGCGCTATTACCTATGCCTCAAAGTCGGCTTGCTGGCGCATCTAAGCGGATGCGCCCCGGCCATATCGGTCGAATACGCCCGCAAGGCGCTGGAGCCGCATCTGCGCCCGACCTTCTACGAGGTGGAAGAAGCCGTCAACGCCTTGCCCTCCGTGGCTTAA
- the motB gene encoding flagellar motor protein MotB — protein sequence MPPPSSPPAQPVIIIRRKGRKQAAGHHGGAWKVAYADFVTAMMAFFLMLWLLNTSTREQLRGIADYFAPASVTSTKSGAGGTFGGLSVDADDARISSGSRPNNNEVRPAPPKQDIAGEDEQKGSGRAKDSEEAPSKANQKEGKDVQEEGKQGETAEEQRFRQTVEAIEQTIQKSPELRDLANNLLIDRTPEGLRIQIVDRDRYSMFALGSAEPHPQSRQLLRLIGQIIGRLPNHVSVSGHTDSLPFSSASGRNNWDLSTERANSSRRELEAAGVAPERLAKIVGMADREPLKPQDSKDPSNRRISIVLLRQRGSAPQSPQRPPVESQNPASH from the coding sequence ATGCCCCCGCCCAGCTCGCCGCCTGCCCAGCCGGTCATCATCATCCGGCGCAAGGGGCGTAAGCAGGCCGCTGGCCATCACGGCGGCGCATGGAAAGTCGCCTATGCCGACTTCGTGACCGCCATGATGGCGTTCTTCTTGATGTTGTGGTTGTTGAATACCTCCACGCGCGAACAGCTGCGCGGCATCGCCGATTACTTCGCGCCGGCCTCGGTCACTTCCACCAAATCCGGCGCGGGCGGCACGTTCGGCGGTTTGTCGGTCGATGCCGACGATGCGCGCATTTCCAGCGGCTCGCGCCCCAATAACAACGAAGTGCGCCCGGCACCGCCCAAGCAGGACATCGCGGGCGAGGACGAACAAAAAGGCAGTGGTCGCGCCAAAGACTCCGAGGAAGCCCCCAGCAAAGCCAACCAGAAAGAAGGCAAAGACGTTCAAGAGGAAGGTAAGCAAGGCGAGACGGCCGAGGAACAGCGTTTCCGCCAGACGGTGGAGGCCATCGAGCAGACCATCCAGAAAAGCCCCGAGCTGCGCGATCTGGCCAATAATCTGCTGATCGACCGCACGCCCGAGGGACTGCGGATTCAAATCGTGGATCGGGACCGTTATTCCATGTTTGCCCTGGGCAGCGCCGAGCCGCATCCGCAAAGCCGCCAATTGCTGCGCTTGATCGGCCAGATCATCGGCCGCCTACCCAACCATGTCAGCGTCAGCGGCCACACCGACAGCCTGCCCTTTAGCAGCGCCAGCGGTCGCAACAATTGGGACCTGTCCACCGAACGCGCCAATAGCAGTCGCCGCGAATTGGAAGCCGCCGGGGTCGCCCCTGAACGCCTGGCCAAGATCGTGGGCATGGCCGACCGCGAGCCTTTAAAGCCGCAAGACTCCAAAGATCCGTCGAACCGCCGCATCAGCATCGTCTTGTTGCGACAAAGAGGCAGCGCGCCCCAATCACCCCAGCGCCCGCCTGTTGAAAGCCAGAACCCGGCATCGCATTAA
- a CDS encoding response regulator, with protein sequence MSINLSMNVMLVDDSKMILRILGDLMRQLGFRNITDAADGGQALRLLREQDYGLVISDWNMEPVSGLQLLKEVRADEKLKTIPFIMVTAEGKTENVVAAKQAGVNNYIVKPFTVDTLKQKITAVLGEF encoded by the coding sequence ATGTCGATTAACCTGAGCATGAATGTGATGTTGGTGGACGACTCTAAGATGATCTTGCGCATCTTGGGCGATCTGATGCGCCAACTGGGCTTTCGCAACATCACTGATGCTGCGGATGGTGGACAGGCTTTGCGTCTGCTGCGTGAGCAGGATTACGGCCTGGTCATCTCGGACTGGAATATGGAACCTGTCAGCGGCTTGCAGTTGCTAAAAGAAGTCCGCGCCGACGAGAAGCTTAAGACCATACCCTTCATCATGGTCACGGCCGAAGGTAAGACGGAGAACGTTGTCGCCGCCAAACAGGCTGGCGTGAACAACTATATCGTCAAGCCCTTCACCGTGGACACCCTTAAGCAGAAGATCACCGCCGTATTGGGTGAATTCTAG
- a CDS encoding chemotaxis protein CheZ — translation MTINATELGNGADLAQGGKSAGPKLPSHERVARIITEVVHGGERSREIKTSDLKLYAQLVSLARYIQNAKHDLASVRPTTLKREEIPNATDQLDATVQSLERTTNMVIDGCNALSALAPEIPESVAAKMQGIMGGIYEACTSQEVDTQRINKVVKILKHIEERVEGLLEIFGGELEGMSEMATESTPAEIGSPQVDPDQHLMEGPQLPSDAISQDEIDKLLASFN, via the coding sequence ATGACGATCAACGCAACCGAACTCGGTAATGGTGCCGATTTGGCGCAAGGTGGGAAGTCCGCTGGACCAAAATTGCCCTCGCATGAGCGCGTGGCACGGATCATTACCGAAGTCGTGCACGGAGGAGAGCGCAGCCGCGAGATCAAGACATCGGATCTTAAGTTATACGCGCAGCTGGTGTCCTTGGCGCGCTATATCCAAAACGCCAAGCACGACCTTGCCAGCGTGCGGCCGACCACTCTCAAGCGCGAAGAGATTCCTAATGCGACCGATCAGTTGGACGCCACGGTTCAATCGCTGGAGCGCACGACCAATATGGTCATTGACGGCTGCAACGCCTTATCCGCCCTGGCTCCCGAGATTCCTGAATCCGTAGCGGCCAAAATGCAAGGCATTATGGGTGGGATTTACGAGGCATGCACCTCGCAAGAAGTGGACACGCAGCGCATCAACAAAGTCGTCAAGATCCTCAAGCATATCGAAGAACGCGTCGAAGGCTTATTGGAGATTTTCGGCGGCGAGCTGGAAGGCATGAGCGAGATGGCCACGGAATCGACGCCTGCCGAGATAGGATCCCCTCAAGTCGATCCCGATCAACATCTCATGGAAGGCCCGCAACTGCCTTCGGATGCCATCAGCCAAGACGAGATCGACAAGCTGCTGGCCAGCTTCAATTGA
- a CDS encoding LL-diaminopimelate aminotransferase, with protein MPTEPEFFRLRLLPPYVFAEVNAMKAKARAAGEDVIDLGMGNPDQPPAKHIIDKLIESARNPRAHRYSMSKGVPGLRKAVAAYYKKRFGVALDMENEICVTLGSKEGLANLAQAITSPGDVILTPNPSYPIHPFGFLLAGAALRSMPVGPQPDIGSFMDHLERAWRYSVPQPKALILNYPANPTAQVVDLDFYRPIVRFCLEKGIYIISDLAYSEIYFDGIKPPSVLEIPEAKEIAVEFTSMSKTYNMPGWRLGFACGSKKLIGALARIKSYVDYGAFTPLQVAATAALNGPQDCVEDMRQMYKARRDVLINGLAAAGWDVPSPSASMFAWAPIPPQYAHLGSLEFSKLLLKEAQLAVAPGVGFGEFGDDYVRLALVENRQRLRQACRNVKTFLGKAPGRSPRRGISKR; from the coding sequence ATGCCTACCGAGCCCGAATTCTTTCGTCTGCGCCTGTTGCCGCCTTATGTGTTTGCCGAAGTCAACGCCATGAAAGCCAAGGCCCGCGCGGCGGGCGAGGACGTTATTGATCTGGGGATGGGCAATCCCGACCAACCGCCCGCCAAGCATATCATCGACAAGCTGATCGAAAGCGCGCGCAACCCGCGTGCCCACCGTTATTCGATGTCCAAGGGCGTGCCCGGTCTGCGCAAAGCAGTCGCTGCCTATTATAAAAAGCGCTTTGGCGTGGCGCTGGATATGGAAAACGAGATTTGCGTCACTTTGGGATCGAAAGAGGGGCTTGCCAATCTGGCGCAGGCCATCACCAGCCCGGGCGATGTGATCTTGACGCCCAATCCCAGTTATCCCATTCACCCTTTCGGCTTTCTATTGGCAGGAGCCGCGTTGCGTTCGATGCCCGTGGGGCCGCAACCGGATATCGGCTCGTTCATGGATCACCTGGAACGCGCCTGGCGCTATAGCGTGCCGCAACCCAAGGCCTTGATCTTGAATTATCCCGCCAACCCCACGGCCCAAGTCGTGGATTTGGATTTCTATCGTCCCATCGTGCGTTTCTGCCTGGAAAAAGGCATCTATATCATCTCGGACTTGGCCTATTCGGAAATTTACTTTGATGGGATCAAGCCACCTTCGGTGCTGGAGATACCCGAAGCCAAAGAGATCGCCGTCGAATTCACATCGATGAGCAAGACCTATAACATGCCCGGCTGGCGTCTGGGCTTTGCCTGTGGCAGCAAAAAACTGATCGGCGCGCTGGCGCGCATCAAGTCTTATGTGGATTACGGCGCGTTCACGCCGCTTCAGGTCGCGGCCACGGCGGCCCTGAACGGGCCGCAGGATTGCGTCGAGGACATGCGGCAAATGTACAAAGCGCGACGCGATGTGCTGATTAACGGCCTTGCCGCCGCCGGATGGGACGTCCCCTCACCTTCTGCCAGCATGTTCGCCTGGGCCCCCATTCCGCCGCAATACGCCCATCTGGGATCACTGGAATTCTCCAAGCTTTTGCTGAAAGAGGCTCAATTGGCCGTCGCGCCGGGCGTGGGTTTTGGCGAATTCGGCGACGATTATGTGCGCTTGGCCTTGGTCGAAAACCGCCAACGCCTCCGTCAAGCCTGCCGGAACGTCAAAACCTTTTTAGGTAAGGCCCCGGGCCGCTCCCCACGCCGTGGCATTTCAAAGAGATAA
- a CDS encoding cation diffusion facilitator family transporter, producing the protein MNPNHSSAKKLRLMAVRASLAVAILLLGLKWLGVILTGSTALLATLIDSGLDLLASAMAMLGVITAARPADHDHGYGHGKAESISALLQGGLIIGSAGMLTVEAVEHLFTPTPVQEPFVGIGIAAVAIVVSLALVILQKYVIRHTHSPAVTADSLHYSGDIALNFAVIAAIGLGHLTGQDFWDPLFAMGIAGILVVAAVRVLRHAFAILMDSELSDKERSRIREIAASDPCVQSVRSLRTRSDGHKPFIELTVSLKGSLTLNEAHDIADAIELRLEQIMPGAEIHIHQEPEKDQESVV; encoded by the coding sequence GTGAATCCGAATCATTCCTCCGCTAAGAAATTGCGCCTGATGGCGGTGCGTGCCAGTTTGGCCGTCGCTATTCTTTTGCTGGGCTTAAAATGGCTGGGCGTGATCCTGACCGGATCAACGGCGTTGCTAGCGACATTGATCGACTCGGGGCTTGATCTGTTGGCCAGCGCCATGGCGATGTTGGGCGTCATCACGGCGGCGCGTCCTGCCGATCACGATCATGGCTATGGACACGGCAAGGCCGAGTCCATAAGCGCTTTGTTGCAAGGTGGATTGATCATTGGCTCGGCGGGCATGTTGACCGTCGAGGCCGTCGAGCATCTGTTCACGCCAACGCCTGTGCAGGAACCTTTTGTTGGCATCGGTATCGCTGCGGTCGCCATTGTCGTGAGTTTGGCCCTGGTGATCTTGCAAAAATATGTCATTCGCCATACGCACTCGCCAGCCGTGACAGCCGACTCGTTGCATTATTCAGGCGATATAGCCTTGAACTTTGCGGTCATCGCGGCCATTGGTTTGGGACATCTGACGGGCCAGGATTTTTGGGACCCATTGTTTGCTATGGGTATTGCAGGAATCTTGGTAGTCGCGGCGGTGCGCGTGTTACGTCACGCGTTCGCCATACTGATGGATAGCGAATTGTCCGATAAGGAACGAAGCCGCATTCGTGAGATCGCTGCGAGCGATCCGTGCGTACAGTCTGTGCGCAGTTTGCGTACGCGCAGTGACGGACACAAGCCGTTCATTGAATTGACAGTCAGCCTGAAAGGCTCGTTGACCTTAAATGAGGCGCATGACATCGCCGATGCCATCGAATTGCGTTTAGAGCAGATAATGCCAGGGGCCGAGATCCATATTCACCAGGAACCGGAGAAGGATCAGGAATCCGTCGTTTGA
- a CDS encoding tetratricopeptide repeat protein encodes MTDLAAAQSLHQQGRWDEAAKAYADLARNGETRAWYLLALLGMQRGDSVSALQALESYLKAHPGDARALHLQGLALQSQAHHRQAAESLQAALLDRPQDALLANALAVSLMAQNLYERAANILEPALSAQPDCQPALGNWAECLRRLYRLDESEAAARRLLALSSGEPEAMNALALVLRDQGTWDEAETLLRGAIKRRPDMVEAHANLGAVLMDRRDIKGAESAYRQALTLNPHSEDIRCDLGMNLLQQRRFEEGWELYESRLKGARAHTDIARLPGIPLWRPGESAQDCRLVVYAEQGFGDTLQFMRLLPELTRRGASVHLRVPPALHRLLAYNLEPLGIEVTDTAAPPPKADRQIPMQSLPLCLGMIDPYSWPGPPYLKAPTPYRYEGNLPTVGLAFSASPKPVNPAMLRRMPASALRGILAVPGIRFVSLQRGEAESMLDGLPIDRRVESARDFADTANITAGLDLVLSVDTVAAHLAGALGRPLWLMANYALDWRWSMAGDGPCPWYPQRRSFHCPSPDGWDKLAKDVAAALIQWRDDQTTDS; translated from the coding sequence ATGACCGATCTGGCCGCCGCGCAAAGCCTGCACCAACAAGGCCGCTGGGACGAGGCGGCCAAGGCCTATGCCGACCTTGCCCGTAACGGAGAGACTCGCGCTTGGTATCTTTTGGCTCTTCTTGGCATGCAGCGCGGCGACTCGGTGAGCGCTTTACAGGCATTGGAGTCGTATCTGAAAGCGCATCCAGGTGATGCGCGAGCCCTGCATCTCCAAGGACTGGCGCTGCAATCCCAAGCGCATCATCGGCAGGCGGCGGAATCCTTGCAGGCGGCCTTGCTGGATCGGCCCCAAGACGCCCTGTTGGCCAATGCCTTGGCGGTGAGTTTGATGGCGCAGAATCTTTACGAGCGTGCCGCGAATATCCTTGAACCCGCTCTATCCGCACAGCCCGACTGCCAGCCAGCCTTGGGCAATTGGGCCGAATGTCTGCGCCGCCTGTATCGCCTGGATGAATCCGAAGCCGCCGCTCGGCGGTTATTGGCGCTATCGTCGGGCGAGCCGGAAGCGATGAACGCTTTAGCTCTTGTGCTGCGCGATCAGGGCACATGGGATGAGGCCGAGACTCTGTTGCGTGGCGCGATCAAGCGCCGTCCCGATATGGTAGAGGCGCATGCCAATCTTGGTGCCGTGCTGATGGATCGGCGGGATATCAAAGGCGCGGAGTCCGCCTATCGTCAGGCACTGACTCTGAACCCCCATTCCGAAGACATACGCTGTGATCTGGGCATGAACCTGTTGCAGCAACGACGTTTCGAGGAAGGCTGGGAGCTGTATGAATCGCGTCTAAAGGGTGCACGCGCGCACACGGATATCGCGCGTCTGCCCGGCATCCCCCTATGGCGACCGGGAGAATCGGCGCAAGATTGCCGCCTTGTCGTCTATGCCGAGCAAGGTTTTGGCGACACGCTGCAATTCATGCGGTTATTGCCCGAACTGACAAGGCGTGGCGCAAGCGTTCATTTGCGCGTTCCCCCGGCCCTGCATCGCCTATTGGCCTATAATCTTGAGCCTTTGGGAATCGAGGTCACGGACACCGCCGCGCCGCCGCCCAAGGCCGACCGTCAGATTCCCATGCAATCATTGCCGCTATGCCTGGGGATGATCGATCCTTATTCCTGGCCGGGGCCGCCTTATCTCAAGGCCCCGACGCCATATAGGTATGAAGGCAATCTTCCCACCGTGGGATTGGCTTTTTCCGCCTCGCCCAAACCCGTCAACCCTGCCATGTTACGTCGCATGCCCGCTTCGGCTCTACGCGGCATCTTGGCCGTGCCGGGCATTCGTTTCGTCAGTCTGCAGCGCGGAGAGGCCGAATCCATGTTGGACGGTCTGCCCATTGACAGGCGCGTGGAATCGGCACGCGACTTTGCCGATACCGCCAACATAACGGCAGGTCTCGATCTTGTGCTAAGCGTCGATACCGTGGCGGCGCATCTAGCTGGCGCGTTGGGTCGCCCCTTGTGGCTGATGGCCAATTACGCGCTGGACTGGCGGTGGAGCATGGCCGGTGACGGTCCTTGTCCGTGGTACCCGCAGCGACGCAGTTTCCACTGCCCGTCTCCTGACGGCTGGGACAAACTGGCCAAGGACGTGGCCGCAGCGTTAATCCAATGGCGCGACGATCAAACGACGGATTCCTGA